ACAATTCTGGCCACCAGAAAGTGAAAGATAGTGTGGATGGATTTGCTTAGTGATTAAACCAAAACCATGCATACTGGGTGGAGATTAGGCACTGGAAACTGGAAAGTAAACTAATCAATCAGTAGGCGCTTTTGGTTCATAAAAGTAAAATGAAAAGCAAAAGACTCTTTCAATTATTGAAGAGGAAGCATCCtttgtaataaaataataattaatagaaTGACTTGACTTCATGAGTTGACCGAAGTCAACAAAGTTTACAAAATTTAGTTAGTAATGACTATAATATAGCAATAACTTCGCTCATGCAACAATACTaaaatagattttattttattttctcatcaCCATTTCATTTATAAAACTTATCTTCTGCAATTGATATTTTCTCTTTGGAACACACACATGGATTATTTTTGGAACAAACCTGtgtcatttaaattaatatGTGGAATGCTGAAGTCACTGCAGGTTCAAATTCTTTAAATTTCATGccatttgtcttttttttttatagatattttaaAAGAGAAGTATAATATTGTACTTATAGCAACTTGAATGAAAGCCAAAAAGGCCAAAGTAAAGCTTGAAAAGTTAACATTTTATTTCACTGTTTGTTTAGAACTTAGGATCTAAGGCTTACTAGTAATGATAGTACAGAACAGAGTGTTTGAATGGCAGTGAAAATAAGTATTATGATTGCAGCAATGGAAGCTGCTGTGTTCCATTGAAGAGGAAGCAAAAGACTCTTTCAATCATTGAAGAGGAAGCATCCTTTGTAATAATCAATCGATTGACTTGACTTCATGAGTTGACCCAAGTTACCAAACTTTACAAAATTTAGTAATGAACATAGCAAACGCTTATCTCATCCAACaatactaaaatatattttattttattttctcatcaCCATTTCATTTGTAAAACTTATCTTCTCCaattgattttttctttttgaaacaCACATATGTGGAATGTTGAAGTTACTTCTTCAGGctcaaattctttaaaattttgaagagtttaatttaaaatttcatgttttttttttcttttttttttttgatagaTATTTTAAAAGAGAAGTATATTGTTGTACTTGTAGCAACTTGAATGAAAGCCATACAAGCCAAAGTAAACATTTTATTTTACTATCTATTTAGAATTTAGGATACAAGGTTTACTACTAATAATAGTACAGAACTAATCACCATGATATTTCTCTTATTAATTAAACTTGGAGAATAGAACATACTGTCTGaataagaagaataagaaggagCAATGCAATTCCAGCAATGAAAGTCACTGTCTTCCCTGGAGTGGTGAAATAATCGCGTCTCAGAGTTGCCATTTTAGTGTGCCAAGGATGCTTGTAGTAAGCATTCAAACCATGACAAATTTGGAGATAATTAGCATTATAATTTTCCATTAGAATATTTTTCCCAACATCACTGAATATCTTATTCACCGAAGTGTCATTACCAATTATGGTACTCTCAATTATTCCAGCATTAATGAGGACATCCACATCCTTGTTTGAGTTGACAAGTTGAGCAAGGAAGTTAACGTAGTCAGTGAGGTAGTGATGTCGAGGATAGTGACACTGTTCCAAAGCTACAATGTTCCTCAACCTAACTTCAGTCATATCATGCACTAAAATGTGTGGAATTTTAAGAACACCATGTTCAAATTCCAAGTCAAGTATGCAgccattatttgatttatttactTGGAACTTCACTCCTGCTTTGAATAACTCAGATGCACCGTGACCAAGGACTAACTGTCCACGCTTCCTTGGAGTTGTTGTATGAAATGGTGTCAAGTACAAGTATCTAAGCAGATCAGTGAAATGTGCTATACTGCTAGCCTCCAGTGTTAACACTCCTTGTTTTTCGACCTTTGAAAACATTCCAACAGCAAGCCTCAAAAATGGAGGGAATTTAGCACCATTATTTAAGCGAGAAGCAAAAGCTAGATTGTATAGCATctcaaaaacaaagaaaggaaCCTGATTCTCAAGTAATAACAGATCAGATTTTACCCGAACCCACATCCACGGTTTTGAGAAGATAGCATCATTTCTGATCCACTCATCTCCGAGGATAAGTTCAATTACGAAACAACAGTCTATAAATATCACCTTCACCAATTTATCCACTGTGAGATTGATCTTCTCAGAGTAACATGCACGGATGTGTGGTTCCAACTGTTGCACGCAACTCACCAAGTCGCTTAAACTTGCCTCCGATCTTTGAATGAAGTGTTGGCAGTAAACCTGTTTGTGGGATTCCATGGTTACCAGCCTGGAATTCCCGTGATGAAGAGGACCGATTGAAACAAGCCCTGGGGTGTATGCATCTTCGTTTGACCGGCGGATTTGATGGGGCACCTTGTAGATGCAGCAGCTTTTGGTTGAAAACAAAGGTTGTGCCTTCTTCAGCATTGCTTCCAGCTCTTTAGCTACATGATTCTCCATATATCTATTCATCTGCATGAGAATCATCAGAAAGAAAGTAAGGTTAGAAATGGTAATACTTGATGAAAGCTATGCATGAACCTTTTATCTTTCACTTATTCAAGTTCAATTTCTATgttcaaaaagaaaaactaaaaaagaagGTATAATCTGTATTTTCAGAGAACGTAACACATACACACGAGGTTTTTTCTAATTTCTTGAACTGTAAACATTCCACTGTCACTCGAATTATTAACTCCGTattaatataatcaaattctTAAATACCAACCTCATCATAGTAGATCTTACTTTTCACTAATatgaaagattaaaaaaaaatattgctaAGAGAGTAGATTTCATAGCACAATCATTGTtgcaataataaataaatattagacATGAAGAATATAGGGCTAAGTAAGAATGAGATATGTGGAATTTAACTCACAGTAAGATGTTGCAGCCTCAAAATGTGATGATCCCTCGATAATAATTTCTAGCTACTACCAGGAAGTGAAAGATAGTGTGGTTGAAATTGCTTAGTGCTTAAACCAAAACCTTGCATATTAAAAAAGGAAAGTAAAAGTAAGATCAAAAGCAACAGGCCCTTCCAATTATTGAAGAGGAAGCATCCTATGTAATATTCAATATGACTATGCTAGGTgtatactaaaatcagccatcaaaattagtcactagtataaaatttatgtttaaatacaaatatatattaaaaataaatcaaaccacatatatatttatatacaaatatattagtgactgatgttagtgactaattttaatatacaaataacatttttgtatTCAATAAGAATAACTTGACTTCATGAGTTGACCCGAGTCAATAAAGGTTACAAATTTTCTTTAGAATGAATACAATATAGCAAAAACTTGTCTCTTGCAACAACACTAAAATACATCTTGTTATAGTTTGAGATAATGATTATCTTGGACTTATAACAGTTATTAGAATTTCTATTTTAGAAATGTGAGGCTTGattcttttatcttatattcaaattaatacttataattttttttactaaaaaattgtaagtattaattaaatttttatcttagaGGGAGAAAgggtttttcttttttctttctttttttggggGTTGCAATATGTGTTCTATGTATTCTATGTATCATTGTAATCTGAATGTGAGAACCCACCTCTCCTATTATCTTTTTGGctaaagaataaaatttaattataatgatCAGTACATTTTGTAATTTGTAGTcataaattagttattattagtatttttaatggtgtgaaattatatttaatagtgTGGGATTACACATTTTTATCTTAATAATTAAATGTTGGCTAAATTTTAATGAAAGTGATTAAACTTTTTCTATAACGATTATAAAAAGTAGGAAAAAGCTCTGCATACAAGCGCTTGTATGCTTTACAAGTTcattaaacaataaaatcaaaatacGCGCTGCTCCACGTACGTTGATTACACGCGCTATATAACATCCCGCGTATATCtaactaccaaatttaaaatatttgtttccttcttcgttttcgttattttgagatttggttgttcttcttctcgcgCGTCTTCCCTCCTTCTTCTCCATCGTTCTTTTCATCTTCTTTTCTCACTGGTATGTTCTTCGTTTACGTTACCTTTT
The Arachis stenosperma cultivar V10309 chromosome 7, arast.V10309.gnm1.PFL2, whole genome shotgun sequence genome window above contains:
- the LOC130941534 gene encoding UPF0481 protein At3g47200-like, producing the protein MNRYMENHVAKELEAMLKKAQPLFSTKSCCIYKVPHQIRRSNEDAYTPGLVSIGPLHHGNSRLVTMESHKQVYCQHFIQRSEASLSDLVSCVQQLEPHIRACYSEKINLTVDKLVKVIFIDCCFVIELILGDEWIRNDAIFSKPWMWVRVKSDLLLLENQVPFFVFEMLYNLAFASRLNNGAKFPPFLRLAVGMFSKVEKQGVLTLEASSIAHFTDLLRYLYLTPFHTTTPRKRGQLVLGHGASELFKAGVKFQVNKSNNGCILDLEFEHGVLKIPHILVHDMTEVRLRNIVALEQCHYPRHHYLTDYVNFLAQLVNSNKDVDVLINAGIIESTIIGNDTSVNKIFSDVGKNILMENYNANYLQICHGLNAYYKHPWHTKMATLRRDYFTTPGKTVTFIAGIALLLLILLIQTVCSILQV